In the genome of Chloroflexota bacterium, one region contains:
- a CDS encoding mannose-1-phosphate guanylyltransferase/mannose-6-phosphate isomerase gives MPLHPVILAGGSGTRMWPLSREAHPKQFLRLMGKHSLFQDTVRRLDGTRDVTDPLIICNEEHRFLVAEHLRQVDKDALAIALEPVGRNTAPALTLAALMLLDKDADFANDDPVMLVLPADHVVRDAARFRRLVEFGATEAARNGIITFGIQPDSPKTGYGYIRKGEQQPLQSGVSAFQVAEFIEKPGEQVAREMLNSEAYLWNSGMFMMRASVWMQELRRHRPDIADACIAAHAVLRQDGDFYRPDAAQFAACPSESIDYAVMEHMGKRDSDEGTTGCLVLPMDIGWTDLGAWSSLWEESERDAGGNITKGDVYARSMSNSLVISEDRLIAAVGLQDVIIIETPDAVLAAHKERVQEVKELVEQLKRDGRPEQENHVKINRPWGSFETVDSGDRFQVKRLTIRPGEVLSLQMHHHRAEHWVVVKGTAKVTRGDEEFLLTENQSTYVPVGVIHRLENPGTLPLEVVEVQTGSYLEEDDIVRFEDRYDRHIHDNL, from the coding sequence ATGCCCCTGCATCCCGTGATACTAGCCGGTGGCTCCGGCACACGCATGTGGCCGCTCTCACGCGAGGCGCACCCAAAGCAATTCCTGCGACTAATGGGCAAACATTCGCTCTTTCAGGATACGGTGCGTCGGCTCGACGGGACGCGCGATGTTACCGACCCGCTGATAATCTGCAACGAAGAGCACCGCTTTCTCGTGGCTGAACACCTGCGGCAGGTGGACAAGGACGCACTGGCAATCGCGCTCGAACCTGTCGGACGCAACACGGCGCCAGCGTTGACCCTCGCGGCTCTGATGCTACTTGACAAAGACGCCGATTTCGCCAATGACGACCCGGTAATGCTTGTGCTGCCCGCCGACCACGTGGTGCGAGACGCAGCGCGGTTTAGGCGGCTTGTCGAATTCGGCGCGACAGAGGCGGCGCGCAACGGCATCATCACATTCGGCATACAGCCGGACTCGCCCAAGACCGGCTACGGCTACATAAGGAAGGGCGAGCAGCAACCTCTGCAGAGCGGCGTATCTGCGTTTCAAGTCGCGGAGTTCATCGAAAAGCCCGGCGAGCAGGTCGCCCGCGAGATGCTGAACTCGGAAGCGTACCTGTGGAACAGCGGAATGTTCATGATGCGCGCGTCTGTCTGGATGCAGGAGCTTAGGCGGCATCGCCCGGACATCGCGGATGCATGCATCGCCGCGCATGCCGTGCTTCGGCAAGACGGCGATTTCTATCGGCCGGATGCTGCGCAGTTCGCCGCCTGTCCAAGCGAGTCAATCGACTACGCCGTGATGGAGCACATGGGCAAGCGGGACTCCGATGAGGGCACGACGGGCTGCCTTGTGCTGCCGATGGATATTGGATGGACAGACCTTGGCGCATGGTCGTCACTGTGGGAAGAGAGCGAGCGCGACGCGGGCGGCAACATCACGAAGGGCGATGTGTATGCGCGCTCAATGTCTAACTCACTTGTCATCAGCGAAGACCGGCTTATCGCGGCGGTCGGATTGCAGGATGTCATTATCATCGAAACACCCGACGCCGTGCTCGCGGCGCACAAAGAGCGCGTCCAGGAAGTCAAGGAACTGGTCGAACAGCTCAAGCGCGACGGACGCCCGGAGCAGGAAAACCATGTGAAGATAAACCGCCCGTGGGGTTCGTTTGAGACAGTGGACTCCGGCGATCGCTTTCAGGTCAAGCGGCTGACGATACGGCCCGGCGAGGTGCTTTCGTTGCAGATGCACCATCATCGCGCGGAACACTGGGTCGTGGTCAAGGGAACGGCGAAAGTAACGCGCGGCGACGAGGAATTCCTGCTGACAGAAAACCAATCGACCTATGTGCCGGTCGGAGTAATTCACAGGCTTGAAAATCCCGGCACGCTGCCGCTGGAGGTAGTCGAAGTGCAGACCGGCAGCTATCTCGAAGAGGACGACATTGTGCGCTTCGAGGACAGATACGACCGCCACATCCACGATAATCTATAA
- a CDS encoding transcriptional repressor, translated as MVVQAATESVSPFERGSELESRLVEMKAALRDKGVAVTRKRAKLLEVLLASDRHPSASEIHEGVCAAYPGTSLATIYNTIEILKETGQVLEIEFSASANRYDGRIPVSHPHLVCLQCEKVEDMDYTAPHDPLDRVSQTTGYEIVRLRTDYYGTCPECQEASQVLLGERGRL; from the coding sequence GTGGTCGTACAGGCGGCAACAGAGTCTGTCAGCCCGTTTGAGCGGGGAAGCGAATTGGAGTCTCGGCTAGTGGAGATGAAAGCCGCGCTCAGGGACAAGGGTGTTGCGGTTACACGCAAACGCGCGAAGCTGCTCGAAGTGCTGCTGGCGAGCGATCGTCATCCGTCCGCGAGCGAGATTCACGAAGGAGTGTGCGCGGCGTATCCCGGCACGAGCCTTGCCACGATTTATAACACCATCGAGATTCTCAAAGAGACTGGACAAGTGCTGGAAATCGAGTTCAGCGCTTCAGCGAACCGTTACGACGGCAGAATACCCGTGTCGCACCCGCATCTCGTCTGCTTGCAGTGCGAGAAGGTGGAAGACATGGACTACACGGCGCCGCACGACCCGCTCGACCGCGTATCCCAGACTACGGGATATGAAATCGTCCGACTACGCACCGACTACTACGGCACCTGCCCCGAGTGCCAAGAGGCATCGCAAGTGCTTTTGGGCGAAAGGGGGCGCTTATAG